In Colletotrichum lupini chromosome 6, complete sequence, a single window of DNA contains:
- a CDS encoding beta-glucosidase A, with translation MLQAYLGLAVVSLTGAYAAALETSGAPSATARPTAATLWSYSTFTYEQLTVNRYPTPLPSPLTIATPYAPHFTEVSTLLPENVTYTTYSLNPSATASPDGQYGQSAYAALWANYTYTHEPPFTTTASPTPIPSSELVYPPQLPARPLNDNTDLKFPSNFVWGVAASAWQIEGGLQIEGRGPAVLDVVGVNGQGLLGTNDSNVADMHYFLYKQDIARLAALGVPYFSFSISWTRVVPFGRAGSPVNQQALDHYDDVINTCIEYGITPVATLMHIDDPVGIFDNLDEFPNHYAYYAKQVMARYADRVPYWVTFNEPNIAVQFTLPSYDGLTAFLLAHADVYRWYKDVLGGTGRITMKFANNLAVPLDPGNPDDVAASYRYQDFILGIMSNPLFLGKQFPEVVLNTPKMNATLTKALTDEQLAHINGTMDYWAFDPYGAQYATNPPGGYEACAANSSDPLWPSCVTLTTIQANGWAMGAISEGGALIAPSYVREQFGFVWNTYRPSGIMVTEFGFPQLADAQTSHDAQRYDFERTMYYQNFLTETLRAIHEDGVNVIGALAWSWIDNNEFGSFEAQYGMMGVNRSDPGLARWVKRSFFDYVDFFQSHI, from the coding sequence ATGCTGCAAGCATATCTAGGTCTAGCAGTAGTCTCCCTGACTGGGGCGTATGCCGCTGCGCTCGAGACTTCCGGTGCTCCATCGGCAACCGCCCGGCCAACTGCCGCAACTTTGTGGTCCTACAGCACCTTTACGTATGAACAGCTGACGGTAAACCGGTACCCGACGCCGCTGCCATCTCCTCTGACCATCGCGACCCCATACGCACCACACTTTACCGAGGTTTCGACATTGTTGCCAGAGAATGTCACTTACACGACGTATTCCCTCAACCCGTCGGCTACAGCGTCCCCCGATGGCCAGTACGGCCAGAGCGCCTACGCCGCTCTCTGGGCAAACTACACTTACACGCATGAGCCTCCCTTCACGACAACCGCATCCCCGACACCCATCCCGTCCAGCGAGCTGGTATACCCCCCTCAATTGCCCGCCAGACCCCTGAATGACAACACCGACCTCAAGTTCCCTTCCAACTTTGTATGGGGCGTGGCTGCCAGCGCATGGCAGATCGAGGGAGGTCTCCAAATCGAGGGTCGTGGCCCTGCTGTGCTTGACGTTGTTGGCGTCAACGGCCAGGGATTGCTCGGTACCAATGACTCGAATGTGGCAGACATGCACTACTTCCTGTACAAGCAGGACATCGCGAGGCTTGCGGCTCTTGGCGTGCCGtacttctccttctccatcTCCTGGACTCGTGTCGTGCCGTTTGGCAGGGCAGGTTCGCCGGTCAACCAGCAGGCGTTGGACCACTACGACGACGTGATCAATACTTGTATAGAGTACGGCATCACTCCGGTCGCAACGTTGATGCACATAGATGACCCCGTTGGCATCTTTGACAATCTCGACGAGTTCCCAAATCACTACGCCTACTATGCCAAGCAAGTCATGGCGCGGTATGCGGACAGAGTGCCGTACTGGGTCACCTTTAACGAGCCAAACATTGCCGTGCAATTCACCCTGCCCAGCTACGATGGATTAACGGCGTTCCTCCTCGCCCACGCAGACGTCTACCGCTGGTACAAGGACGTCCTCGGCGGTACTGGCAGGATCACCATGAAGTTCGCAAACAACCTTGCTGTCCCTCTAGACCCAGGCAACCCAGACGACGTCGCAGCCTCCTACCGCTACCAAGACTTCATCCTCGGCATCATGAGCAATCCCCTCTTTTTGGGGAAACAGTTCCCCGAAGTAGTTCTCAACACGCCCAAGATGAACGCCACGCTCACAAAGGCCCTGACCGACGAACAACTCGCCCACATCAACGGCACCATGGACTACTGGGCCTTTGACCCCTACGGCGCTCAATACGCCACAAACCCACCAGGAGGCTACGAAGCCTGCGCGGCCAACTCCTCAGACCCCCTCTGGCCCTCATGCGTGACGCTCACCACAATTCAAGCCAACGGCTGGGCAATGGGCGCGATCTCCGAAGGCGGCGCCCTCATCGCCCCGTCCTACGTGAGAGAGCAATTCGGCTTTGTCTGGAACACGTACCGGCCGTCGGGCATCATGGTCACGGAGTTTGGGTTCCCGCAGCTGGCGGACGCGCAGACGTCGCACGATGCGCAGCGGTATGACTTCGAGAGGACAATGTATTATCAGAACTTCTTGACCGAGACGTTGAGGGCTATTCACGAGGACGGGGTGAATGTCATTGGGGCGCTGGCGTGGAGCTGGATTGATAATAATGAGTTTGGGAGCTTTGAGGCGCAGTATGGGATGATGGGTGTGAATCGGTCGGATCCAGGGTTGGCGAGGTGGGTGAAGAGGAGCTTTTTTGACTATGTGGACTTTTTCCAGAGTCACATCTAG
- a CDS encoding ochratoxin A non-ribosomal peptide synthetase, with protein sequence MADESTHRLIPHVVAEQVARDPDRIWASYAISKDIAKDGFRDVTIRQLSRAVDRVAWHIEANIGKSTTFDTLLYFGLPDIRYAINVIAAMKTGHQILLCSHFNSLIYNLSLCEKKDCHNVMRSEGVDAMVDPLLAARPMKTFPAPSLDSLLDDDGDVDPYPYTRTYEEGIDDPAAVGHTSGTTGLPKPVTWTQRSFVVVDTVWRFLPDLDGRPSYHKVLSKGKRCYQTMPIFHPFGFFSAVTDPLFRKKVLVLGPNTLGPIPPSTLELMFEHGDFDCLAGVPIYLEMVAKSPVCLASVEKKLKFIFYAGGALSKPAGDALSARTKLDQLIGSTEAGAALGHETDREDWDWFCLNDEESGIVWEACEVKGSGSEGEPQEQVYEMTFVRNPKVEKQQHVFWHSNVVDGVFRSNDLFVKHPTKAHHWKFYSRRDDIVVTKFGWNVNPMLLEREIAQHPAVKHVVVGGTGRRHICAVIDLADDGQGTSEEEMLDSIWPFVQKGNEILDAAGQLAKERILFSRKAKPFPIAGKGNVQRVAVLKLYQDDIDDMYARVGDGPGL encoded by the coding sequence ATGGCAGACGAAAGTACCCACCGCCTCATTCCACATGTTGTGGCCGAGCAGGTTGCGCGAGACCCAGATCGCATTTGGGCTTCATACGCCATCAGTAAGGACATCGCCAAAGACGGGTTCCGCGATGTCACCATCCGTCAGCTATCAAGAGCAGTAGACAGAGTGGCGTGGCACATCGAGGCCAACATCGGAAAGAGCACAACATTCGACACGTTGCTCTACTTTGGCCTCCCCGACATCAGATACGCAATCAACGTCATCGCCGCCATGAAGACGGGCCACCAGATCCTGCTGTGTTCTCACTTCAACAGCCTCATTTACAACTTGAGTCTTTGCGAGAAGAAGGATTGTCACAATGTGATGCGGAGCGAGGGCGTAGACGCCATGGTCGATCCGCTGTTGGCGGCGAGACCGATGAAGACCTTTCCCGCACCATCTCTAGACAGCCTTCTCGATGATGATGGCGATGTAGACCCGTACCCTTACACGCGGACCTACGAGGAAGGCATCGACGATCCGGCGGCCGTGGGACACACCTCGGGCACGACGGGACTGCCTAAGCCTGTCACCTGGACACAGAGGTCCTTTGTCGTCGTCGATACCGTCTGGCGCTTCCTTCCAGATCTCGATGGCCGACCGTCCTATCACAAGGTTCTCTCAAAGGGGAAGCGCTGCTACCAGACCATGCCCATCTTCCACCCCTTTGGCTTCTTCTCAGCCGTCACCGACCCCCTCTTCCGGAAAAAGGTCCTTGTCTTGGGCCCCAACACCCTCGGTCCCATCCCGCCATCGACACTTGAACTGATGTTTGAGCACGGCGACTTTGACTGCTTGGCTGGAGTACCGATTTACCTAGAAATGGTGGCAAAATCCCCCGTGTGCCTCGCCTCCGTCGAAAAGAAACTAAAGTTCATCTTCTACGCGGGTGGCGCGCTCAGCAAACCCGCCGGCGACGCGCTCTCGGCCCGTACAAAGCTTGACCAGCTCATCGGGTCCACCGAGGCCGGCGCCGCCCTAGGTCACGAGACGGACCGCGAGGACTGGGACTGGTTCTGCCTCAACGACGAAGAGAGCGGGATCGTCTGGGAAGCCTGCGAGGTCAAGGGGTCCGGGTCTGAGGGCGAGCCGCAAGAACAGGTTTACGAGATGACGTTTGTGAGAAACCCCAAGGTGGAGAAGCAGCAGCACGTCTTCTGGCACAGTAACGTCGTCGACGGCGTCTTCCGGAGCAATGATTTGTTTGTGAAGCATCCCACCAAGGCGCACCATTGGAAGTTCTACTCAAGGAGGGACGATATCGTGGTGACCAAGTTTGGTTGGAATGTCAATCCCATGTTGTTGGAGAGGGAGATTGCGCAGCATCCGGCGGTGAAGCATGTTGTTGTCGGCGGGACGGGGAGGCGGCATATTTGTGCTGTTATTGATCTTGCCGATGACGGTCAAGGGACGTCGGAAGAGGAGATGTTGGATAGTATCTGGCCCTTCGTGCAGAAGGGTAACGAGATCTTGGATGCGGCTGGTCAGTTGGCCAAGGAGAGGATCTTGTTTAGTCGAAAGGCAAAGCCGTTCCCCATTGCCGGGAAGGGCAATGTACAGAGGGTGGCGGTTCTCAAGTTGTATCAGGACGATATTGATGACATGTATGCCAGAGTTGGGGACGGACCTGGATTGTAG